One region of Mucilaginibacter sp. 14171R-50 genomic DNA includes:
- a CDS encoding MraY family glycosyltransferase, giving the protein MPEYFSTYYFVYYLLIIAFSTLVTVLAIPSILHVARTRHLYDDVGHFRKQHDHGIPRLGGVAIFVSFTITLLLFSIIDKTIPVSYLLAASIVLFIMGLKDDLSGVNSSTKFFIQFIVATILVILGDIRFTSMYGVLGIYNISYVISAVLSILFIILIINAFNLIDGIDGLAGTTCIIVNGTFSVLFISIRHYELAAVSLSIAGATFGFLRFNLTPARIFMGDAGSLLIGLISAIMAVKFIELNKITEGNTSAVVSAPALTFAILMGPIFDTLRVFVLRIVKGKSPFTADRNHIHHRVLRLGYTHLQTTLILGAINIILIIMAFAFAHLGNFMLIVIILSSSVLFNWAITFLLRSKERDKVSLRNLFA; this is encoded by the coding sequence ATGCCGGAGTATTTTAGCACGTATTACTTTGTATACTATTTACTAATTATAGCGTTCTCTACTCTGGTAACGGTTCTCGCGATCCCTTCCATTTTGCATGTTGCCCGCACCCGGCACTTATATGATGATGTTGGCCATTTCCGCAAACAGCATGACCACGGCATACCCCGTTTAGGTGGGGTGGCAATCTTTGTAAGCTTTACCATTACTTTATTATTATTCAGCATTATAGATAAAACCATACCGGTTAGTTATTTGCTGGCGGCCAGCATAGTGTTGTTTATAATGGGCTTAAAGGATGACCTTTCGGGGGTAAATTCAAGCACAAAGTTTTTTATACAATTTATAGTAGCAACCATCCTGGTTATCCTGGGCGATATACGCTTTACCAGTATGTATGGTGTACTGGGTATTTATAATATATCATATGTTATAAGTGCTGTATTGTCTATCCTGTTTATTATCCTTATTATAAATGCCTTTAATTTAATAGATGGTATTGACGGCCTTGCCGGTACTACCTGCATTATCGTTAATGGTACCTTCTCTGTTCTTTTTATATCAATAAGGCATTACGAACTGGCAGCGGTATCGCTGAGCATAGCCGGTGCTACATTTGGCTTTTTACGCTTTAATTTAACACCTGCCAGGATATTTATGGGCGATGCGGGGTCTTTGCTCATCGGCCTGATATCAGCAATTATGGCGGTTAAATTTATCGAGCTTAATAAAATTACGGAGGGTAATACATCTGCTGTCGTATCGGCACCCGCTTTAACATTCGCTATATTAATGGGGCCTATTTTTGACACCCTGCGTGTGTTTGTATTGCGTATTGTTAAAGGCAAATCGCCGTTTACTGCCGACAGGAACCACATACATCACCGCGTACTGCGGCTGGGCTATACCCATTTGCAAACCACGCTTATTTTAGGTGCTATTAATATTATACTGATTATTATGGCGTTTGCGTTTGCCCACCTGGGTAACTTTATGCTCATCGTAATTATACTCTCAAGCTCTGTTTTATTTAACTGGGCAATAACGTTCCTGCTTAGGTCAAAAGAGCGCGACAAGGTGTCCCTGCGCAACCTTTTTGCATAA
- a CDS encoding glycosyltransferase family 2 protein: protein MHYPKISVITVCYNAQSTIEQCIRSVVSQDYQDIEYIIIDGASTDNTVSIIEKYIKDIRLFVSAPDNGIYDAMNKGIALARGDVIGILNADDVFAGNHILSDIAQAFASNAADIVYGDLDYIKPGKGIVRKWRAGQYKKGMFNRGWMPPHPTFYCKRQVFDRFGNYSLEFGTAADYELMLRFMHLRQVPSFYLQQVFVKMMVGGVSNKNIINRINSLFFDLKAMYRNEIIFPPIALLFKPLVKIVQYF, encoded by the coding sequence GTGCATTACCCTAAAATATCTGTAATTACTGTTTGCTATAATGCCCAAAGCACTATTGAACAATGTATACGATCGGTGGTCAGCCAGGACTATCAGGACATCGAGTACATCATCATTGACGGGGCGTCCACAGATAATACCGTTTCTATAATCGAAAAATATATAAAGGATATCCGGCTATTTGTATCAGCGCCCGATAATGGCATTTACGACGCCATGAATAAAGGCATAGCTTTAGCCCGGGGCGATGTAATTGGTATACTTAACGCAGATGATGTGTTTGCGGGTAACCATATTTTAAGCGATATAGCCCAGGCCTTTGCCAGCAATGCGGCTGATATTGTTTATGGGGATCTGGACTATATCAAACCCGGCAAGGGGATCGTTCGCAAATGGCGTGCGGGGCAATACAAAAAAGGGATGTTTAACCGGGGCTGGATGCCGCCGCACCCTACCTTTTATTGTAAGCGGCAGGTATTTGACAGGTTTGGTAATTACAGCCTGGAATTTGGCACCGCTGCCGATTATGAGCTGATGTTGCGGTTTATGCACTTGAGGCAGGTGCCATCGTTTTATTTGCAGCAGGTGTTTGTAAAAATGATGGTGGGCGGGGTTAGTAACAAAAATATTATTAACCGTATTAATTCTTTATTTTTCGACCTGAAGGCCATGTATCGCAATGAAATAATATTTCCGCCTATTGCATTGCTGTTCAAGCCATTGGTAAAAATTGTTCAATATTTTTAA